A section of the Mycolicibacterium anyangense genome encodes:
- a CDS encoding DUF6474 family protein: MGLFTKRKSRATRRAEARAIKARAKLEARLAAKNEAKRIKAGERAGNKAIKAQLKAARDADRAAVKVAEAELKAVREGKLLSPTRIRRALTVSRLLAPVVVPIAYRAAIAARGVIDERRADRLGVPLSQLGQFSGQGGQLSARIAGAESSLRAVAAKKPKDAETKQFVAAMTERLSALSAAVTAAENMPGPRRRDAHAAIAEQLDGIDADLMARLGVL; encoded by the coding sequence ATGGGCCTGTTCACCAAGCGCAAGAGCCGTGCGACGCGTCGTGCGGAGGCCCGTGCGATCAAGGCCCGCGCCAAGCTGGAGGCACGTCTGGCCGCCAAGAACGAGGCCAAGCGGATCAAGGCCGGCGAGCGCGCCGGCAACAAGGCGATCAAGGCGCAGCTGAAGGCCGCCCGCGATGCCGATCGGGCGGCGGTGAAGGTTGCCGAGGCCGAGCTGAAGGCGGTACGGGAGGGCAAACTCCTGTCCCCCACCCGGATCCGCCGGGCCCTGACGGTTTCCCGGCTGTTGGCGCCCGTCGTCGTGCCGATCGCCTACCGGGCGGCGATCGCCGCCCGGGGTGTCATCGACGAGCGCCGCGCCGACCGGCTCGGCGTCCCGCTGAGCCAGCTCGGCCAGTTCTCCGGCCAGGGCGGTCAGCTGTCCGCCCGGATCGCCGGAGCCGAGAGTTCCCTGCGGGCCGTCGCCGCCAAGAAGCCGAAGGACGCCGAAACCAAGCAGTTCGTCGCCGCGATGACCGAGCGGTTGTCCGCGTTGTCCGCTGCAGTGACGGCCGCCGAGAACATGCCCGGCCCGCGACGCCGGGACGCGCACGCCGCGATCGCCGAACAGCTCGACGGTATCGACGCCGACCTGATGGCCCGCCTGGGCGTGCTCTGA
- a CDS encoding YcnI family protein — MPSRCRSRLLTLSAVLPVLALGSWVGMATAAAHVHVASDHAVRGDDALVTFQVPNESEKGSPTTQVTITLPNVASASTDVLAGWTATLDRTADGAYRAVTFTATPNSGIGAQQFELFAISIQLPDADSVTFPVVQTYADGTTVHWDQPPPAGGGEAEFPAPTLALTAGPHDAQEHHASQTAPPAPPTPSAPSVAARNEAPPDNTARALAGGALLVGAIGVGVALTRRRT, encoded by the coding sequence ATGCCGTCCCGCTGCCGGTCACGCCTGCTGACCCTGTCCGCGGTGCTGCCCGTCCTCGCTCTGGGGTCCTGGGTCGGCATGGCCACCGCGGCCGCCCACGTCCATGTCGCCTCCGACCACGCGGTGCGCGGCGACGACGCCCTGGTGACCTTCCAGGTACCCAACGAGTCCGAAAAGGGCTCGCCCACAACACAAGTCACCATCACGCTGCCCAACGTTGCCTCCGCGAGCACCGACGTGCTGGCCGGCTGGACCGCCACCCTGGATCGCACCGCCGACGGTGCGTACCGCGCGGTCACCTTCACCGCGACCCCCAACTCCGGGATCGGAGCGCAGCAGTTCGAGCTGTTCGCCATCTCGATCCAGCTGCCGGACGCCGATTCGGTGACGTTCCCGGTCGTGCAGACCTACGCCGACGGCACGACGGTGCACTGGGATCAGCCGCCGCCGGCCGGCGGCGGAGAGGCTGAGTTCCCGGCGCCGACGCTGGCGCTGACGGCGGGCCCGCACGACGCTCAGGAGCACCACGCGAGCCAGACAGCACCCCCCGCTCCGCCGACACCGTCGGCGCCGTCGGTCGCAGCGCGGAACGAGGCGCCCCCGGATAACACCGCGCGTGCCCTCGCCGGTGGGGCGCTGCTGGTCGGCGCCATCGGCGTCGGTGTCGCGTTGACCAGGAGACGAACATGA
- a CDS encoding TetR/AcrR family transcriptional regulator, whose amino-acid sequence MSTASPTRSRGRRSTRPSGDERESAILNTLERMLDERPFGEISVDDLAKGAGLSRPTFYFYFPSKEAVLARLFARMIAATDPAAVQSPDPAAATDPEQVCRDGIFAFFEALRPHRGVAVAGLTAMAANAELRDLWSQFMTAWIDHTTGFIEAERARGAAPVTIGARDLATALNLMNERVVFAAQGNQEPTLPEDAALTAVAHVWAMSIYGTGAGI is encoded by the coding sequence ATGTCGACCGCCAGCCCCACCCGGTCCAGAGGCCGCCGCAGCACCCGCCCGTCGGGCGACGAGCGCGAGTCGGCGATCCTGAACACCCTGGAGCGCATGCTCGACGAGCGGCCCTTCGGCGAGATCTCGGTCGACGACCTGGCCAAGGGCGCAGGCCTGTCCCGGCCCACGTTCTACTTCTACTTCCCGTCCAAGGAAGCGGTGTTGGCGCGGTTGTTCGCGCGGATGATCGCGGCCACCGACCCGGCTGCGGTCCAGAGTCCCGATCCAGCTGCGGCCACCGACCCCGAACAGGTCTGCCGCGACGGCATCTTCGCGTTCTTCGAGGCGTTGCGCCCGCACCGCGGCGTTGCCGTCGCCGGCCTGACCGCGATGGCCGCAAATGCCGAACTGCGCGACCTGTGGTCGCAATTCATGACGGCCTGGATCGACCACACGACCGGATTCATCGAGGCCGAGCGGGCCCGCGGGGCGGCGCCGGTGACCATCGGAGCGCGTGACCTGGCTACCGCGCTGAACCTGATGAACGAGCGGGTGGTGTTCGCCGCGCAGGGCAACCAGGAGCCGACACTGCCCGAAGACGCGGCCCTGACGGCCGTGGCCCATGTGTGGGCGATGAGCATCTACGGCACCGGCGCAGGCATCTGA
- a CDS encoding copper resistance CopC family protein: protein MRRIAAVILLTAAMTMGGTGLAWAHAFLLTADPAQDSTLQTSPTRVTATFNEQMQSEFAAMTVVGPDAAVWSEGSPQVQGATVSVGVRPLGPAGRYTVNYRVTSADGHVVSGSWSFTLATAGTPAPPTSAAPAAPAAAAPASTATHALPVWPFVVAAVVLVAAGAAVALRRRS from the coding sequence ATGAGAAGGATCGCCGCCGTCATCCTGTTGACCGCCGCCATGACGATGGGCGGCACGGGTCTGGCCTGGGCGCATGCCTTCCTGCTCACTGCGGATCCCGCCCAGGACTCGACGCTGCAGACCAGCCCGACGCGGGTGACTGCGACGTTCAACGAGCAGATGCAGTCGGAGTTCGCCGCCATGACGGTGGTGGGTCCGGACGCGGCGGTGTGGTCCGAGGGTTCACCGCAGGTCCAGGGGGCGACGGTCAGCGTCGGCGTTCGCCCGCTGGGACCGGCGGGGCGGTACACGGTGAACTACCGGGTGACCTCGGCCGACGGCCACGTCGTCTCGGGTTCGTGGTCCTTCACGCTGGCTACCGCCGGTACCCCGGCACCGCCGACGTCGGCGGCTCCTGCGGCTCCTGCTGCGGCGGCACCGGCGAGCACCGCCACGCACGCGTTGCCGGTGTGGCCGTTCGTGGTGGCGGCGGTTGTGCTGGTCGCCGCGGGTGCCGCGGTGGCGCTGCGCCGCCGGTCCTGA
- a CDS encoding ImmA/IrrE family metallo-endopeptidase has protein sequence MSASRQVTKAVNDVLDLAPRQGEVSLSRLVAAVSEHQGRPIEITMADLPPGVCGQWRQYADHDVFLIQHGLPTWDRTLAHELGHLVLGHFGTPVTEAARDVTEVASDDLIGYMLNQRTGCMGPSGEDAEQEAEDFAALLLYRLGRLPSDRSSIVQVRLGEAFG, from the coding sequence ATGTCGGCCAGTCGCCAGGTCACCAAGGCGGTCAACGACGTGCTCGACCTGGCTCCCCGACAGGGCGAGGTGTCGCTGAGCCGGCTGGTCGCCGCAGTCAGCGAGCATCAGGGCAGGCCGATCGAGATCACCATGGCCGACCTTCCGCCGGGCGTGTGCGGACAGTGGCGGCAGTACGCCGATCACGATGTCTTCCTCATCCAGCACGGGCTGCCGACCTGGGACCGCACCCTGGCCCACGAATTGGGGCACTTGGTCCTGGGCCATTTCGGCACCCCCGTCACCGAAGCGGCGCGCGACGTGACGGAAGTGGCCAGCGACGACCTCATCGGCTACATGCTCAACCAGCGCACCGGATGTATGGGCCCCAGCGGTGAGGACGCCGAGCAGGAGGCCGAGGATTTCGCCGCGTTGTTGCTCTATCGGCTGGGCCGGCTCCCGTCGGACCGCTCCTCGATCGTCCAAGTCCGCCTCGGAGAGGCGTTTGGTTGA
- a CDS encoding YihY/virulence factor BrkB family protein, with amino-acid sequence MIVWVIAGLLGMATGLRIGWALVNKQSVVSTAMIVALGSLALVAALNWPPLTLLIDTTLHWPNISIGLSQVALIGCAAGSCVMITTVASTRSPAATRRVAVFQYLVAAVIAVVTLVLFFAEGQQSEMAPQEYLRRNLGSTSTSLPWLLPLLYVFLTLTLVLWAGMRHSNRTRRGRALFVFTMGIALIVAASAFCLIRAAGSTSLVGVGTAATLLGAAMAIVAAGSLLPAIEDWFGGRRELKLIDPLLQELERRQPDVGIGERPRGPLVFRVAERLSLISDALYLEATAAHHVHAGRAENALDVLTDARRPAVGPTEQAAAIAAWINAGRDTPRVATPAAYGDFPGLEWLRQPETYSDREWILEIARQYQALARTPLA; translated from the coding sequence TTGATCGTCTGGGTGATCGCCGGCCTGCTGGGAATGGCCACCGGCCTGCGTATCGGCTGGGCCCTGGTGAACAAGCAATCGGTGGTCAGTACCGCGATGATCGTCGCGCTGGGCAGCCTGGCCCTGGTGGCGGCGTTGAACTGGCCGCCGCTGACGCTGCTGATCGACACCACGCTGCACTGGCCCAACATCTCGATCGGGCTGAGCCAGGTCGCGCTGATCGGCTGCGCGGCGGGCAGTTGCGTCATGATCACCACCGTTGCCTCCACCCGTAGCCCCGCGGCGACGCGTCGCGTCGCGGTGTTCCAGTACCTGGTCGCGGCGGTCATCGCCGTCGTCACCCTGGTCCTGTTCTTCGCCGAGGGACAGCAGTCCGAGATGGCGCCGCAGGAATATCTGCGTCGCAATCTCGGCTCCACCAGCACCTCGCTGCCGTGGTTGCTGCCGCTGCTCTACGTCTTCCTGACGTTGACCTTGGTGCTCTGGGCCGGCATGCGGCACTCCAACCGGACCCGGCGTGGCCGGGCCTTGTTCGTGTTCACCATGGGTATCGCACTGATCGTCGCGGCCAGTGCCTTCTGCCTGATCCGGGCCGCCGGCAGCACCAGCCTGGTTGGGGTGGGGACGGCGGCGACGCTGCTCGGTGCTGCCATGGCGATCGTGGCGGCCGGATCGCTGCTGCCAGCCATCGAGGACTGGTTCGGCGGCCGCCGGGAGCTCAAGCTCATCGATCCGCTGCTCCAGGAACTGGAACGTCGTCAGCCTGACGTGGGCATCGGTGAGCGCCCGCGTGGCCCGCTGGTGTTCCGGGTGGCCGAACGCCTGTCGCTGATCTCCGATGCGTTGTACCTGGAGGCCACCGCGGCGCACCACGTGCACGCCGGGCGGGCCGAGAACGCCCTCGATGTGCTGACCGACGCCCGGCGACCGGCCGTCGGCCCGACTGAACAGGCGGCGGCGATCGCCGCGTGGATCAATGCCGGTCGCGACACGCCGCGGGTGGCCACGCCGGCCGCTTACGGTGACTTTCCCGGCCTTGAATGGCTCCGTCAGCCGGAGACGTACTCCGACCGGGAATGGATCCTGGAGATCGCCCGCCAGTACCAGGCGCTGGCGAGGACGCCGCTCGCCTGA
- a CDS encoding flavin-containing monooxygenase, producing the protein MTEHVDVVIVGAGISGISAAWHLQDRCPAKSFVVLERRANLGGTWDLFKYPGIRSDSDMFTLGFRFKPWTDTKSIADGPSIMRYLQETVREYGIDRHIRYGQRVVAADWSSADNQWTVRVESDGEQREITCSFLFACSGYYNYDQGYSPEFPGAQDFTGTIVHPQHWPQDLDYAGKRIVVIGSGATAVTLIPALANSGAAQVTMLQRSPTYIGALPDIDPFATRVNKLLPAKPAYVINRWKSIVFQSAQYGIARRFPGFMRKQLMTMAQRRLPQGYDVERHFGPSYNVWDERLCLAPNGDLFRAIRTGQAEVVTDTIERFTPGGILLSSGRELSADIIVTATGLNLQLFGGAEICKDGAPLDLTGTMAYKGMMLSGVPNMAFTIGYTNASWTLKADLVSEFVCRVLNFMDEAGFDHVEPASPESGVEERPLLDFTPGYVLRALDRLPKAGSVAPWRLKQNYLLDLRLIRHGKVDDEALDFSKRRAAVGV; encoded by the coding sequence ATGACCGAACACGTCGATGTTGTGATCGTTGGTGCAGGAATCTCCGGGATCAGCGCTGCCTGGCATCTGCAGGACCGGTGCCCGGCCAAGTCGTTCGTTGTGCTGGAGCGGCGCGCGAATCTGGGCGGTACCTGGGACCTGTTCAAATACCCCGGCATCCGGTCGGACTCGGACATGTTCACCCTGGGCTTCCGGTTCAAGCCGTGGACGGACACCAAGTCGATCGCCGACGGTCCGTCCATCATGAGATACCTGCAGGAGACCGTGCGGGAGTACGGAATCGACCGGCACATCCGCTACGGCCAGCGCGTGGTCGCCGCCGACTGGTCCAGCGCCGACAACCAGTGGACGGTGCGGGTCGAGTCCGACGGTGAACAGCGCGAGATCACCTGTTCGTTCCTGTTCGCCTGCAGTGGCTACTACAACTACGACCAGGGCTACTCCCCGGAATTCCCCGGCGCGCAGGACTTCACCGGCACGATCGTGCACCCGCAACACTGGCCGCAGGATCTCGATTACGCAGGCAAGCGGATCGTCGTGATCGGCAGCGGTGCCACAGCGGTGACGTTGATTCCGGCGCTTGCCAATTCGGGCGCCGCCCAGGTGACCATGCTGCAGCGCTCACCGACCTACATCGGTGCGCTGCCCGATATCGACCCGTTCGCCACCCGGGTCAACAAGCTGCTGCCTGCCAAGCCCGCATACGTGATCAACCGATGGAAGAGCATCGTGTTCCAGTCCGCCCAGTACGGCATCGCCCGCCGCTTTCCGGGCTTCATGCGCAAGCAGCTGATGACGATGGCTCAGCGCCGGTTGCCGCAGGGCTACGACGTCGAGCGGCACTTCGGCCCGAGCTACAACGTGTGGGACGAGCGACTCTGCCTGGCGCCCAACGGCGATCTGTTCAGGGCCATCCGCACGGGTCAAGCCGAGGTGGTCACCGACACCATCGAGCGCTTCACGCCCGGTGGGATCCTGCTCAGCTCGGGTCGCGAGCTGTCGGCCGACATCATCGTCACCGCAACGGGTTTGAACCTCCAGCTGTTCGGTGGAGCCGAGATCTGCAAGGATGGCGCACCGCTGGACCTGACCGGCACCATGGCCTACAAGGGGATGATGCTCTCCGGCGTCCCGAACATGGCGTTCACCATCGGCTACACCAACGCGTCATGGACGCTGAAGGCCGACTTGGTGTCCGAATTCGTCTGCCGCGTACTCAATTTCATGGACGAGGCCGGATTCGACCATGTCGAACCCGCCAGCCCGGAGTCGGGTGTCGAGGAGCGACCGCTGCTCGACTTCACTCCCGGATACGTCCTGCGCGCACTGGACCGGCTCCCCAAGGCGGGCTCGGTGGCACCGTGGCGGCTCAAGCAGAATTATCTGCTGGACTTGCGGCTGATCCGGCACGGCAAGGTCGACGACGAAGCGCTGGACTTCTCCAAACGGCGTGCCGCAGTGGGTGTTTAA
- the rraA gene encoding ribonuclease E activity regulator RraA has protein sequence MSVVFRPTADLVDDIGPDVRSCDVQFRQFGARAEFAGPISTVRCFQDNALLKSVLSEPGNGGVLVIDGDASVHTALVGDLIAELARSNGWAGLIVHGAVRDAATLRTLDIGIKALGTNPRKSTKTGAGERDVQVSFGGVTFAPGEVAYSDDDGIVVTPAG, from the coding sequence GTGAGTGTCGTGTTCCGCCCGACCGCCGACCTCGTCGACGACATCGGGCCCGACGTCCGCAGCTGCGATGTGCAGTTCCGCCAGTTCGGCGCTCGGGCCGAATTCGCCGGGCCGATCAGCACCGTGCGCTGCTTTCAGGACAACGCGCTGTTGAAATCGGTGCTGTCCGAACCTGGCAATGGCGGGGTGCTCGTGATCGACGGTGACGCCTCGGTGCACACCGCGCTCGTCGGTGACCTCATCGCCGAGTTAGCCCGCTCCAACGGGTGGGCCGGGCTGATCGTGCACGGCGCGGTGCGCGACGCCGCGACGCTACGCACCCTCGACATCGGCATCAAGGCGTTGGGCACCAACCCCCGCAAGAGCACCAAGACCGGTGCCGGCGAACGCGATGTGCAGGTGAGTTTCGGTGGTGTCACCTTCGCCCCGGGCGAGGTTGCCTACAGCGATGACGACGGGATCGTCGTCACACCTGCGGGTTAA